A genome region from Ammoniphilus oxalaticus includes the following:
- a CDS encoding MogA/MoaB family molybdenum cofactor biosynthesis protein, translating into MSTYKIGVITSSNSIYRGERENDSVAKLVELLKRELDSEICLHRVVPDDIEHLKEAFIELIDREKVELLITVGGTGLSPEDVTPEATESIIDRTVPGLAEEMRRASLENSRRAMLTRAVSGTRGNTLVINFPGNPKGVEECFTAIVDQIPHALNIIQGKVGEGSITREETW; encoded by the coding sequence ATGTCTACGTATAAAATCGGCGTCATTACCTCAAGTAACTCTATTTATCGCGGTGAAAGAGAGAATGATAGCGTAGCTAAATTAGTTGAACTGTTAAAAAGAGAGCTTGATAGTGAAATCTGTTTGCATCGTGTAGTGCCAGACGATATTGAACACCTAAAAGAGGCGTTTATTGAATTGATCGATAGAGAGAAAGTGGAACTGCTGATTACCGTCGGCGGCACAGGATTAAGTCCTGAAGACGTTACGCCCGAAGCAACGGAATCTATCATCGATCGAACGGTGCCTGGTTTAGCGGAGGAGATGAGACGCGCTTCACTAGAGAACTCAAGACGAGCGATGTTAACGCGCGCCGTTTCGGGCACACGCGGCAACACGCTGGTTATTAACTTCCCTGGGAACCCAAAGGGGGTTGAGGAGTGCTTTACAGCAATTGTAGATCAAATCCCTCATGCCCTTAACATCATTCAAGGAAAGGTTGGAGAGGGCTCAATTACTAGGGAGGAAACGTGGTGA